Proteins found in one Xenopus laevis strain J_2021 chromosome 1L, Xenopus_laevis_v10.1, whole genome shotgun sequence genomic segment:
- the iscu.L gene encoding iron-sulfur cluster assembly enzyme L homeolog (The RefSeq protein has 1 substitution compared to this genomic sequence) yields MAGVGRVFCSFWRSYGVLDLRVPCAYYHKKVVDHYENPRNVGSLDKNAKNVGTGLVGAPACGDVMKQQIEVDANGKIIEAKFKTFGCGSAIASSSLATEWVKGKTVDEAMTIKNTDIAKELCLPPVKLHCSMLAEDAIRAALADYRLKQDKDEAAASG; encoded by the exons ATGGCTGGTGTGGGTCGGGTGTTTTGCTCGTTTTGGAGAAGCTATGGGGTGCTCGACCTTCGGGTGCCTTGTGCTTATTATCATAAGAAG GTAGTTGATCATTATGAAAATCCAAGAAATGTTGGATCCCTTGACAAGAATGCAAAGAATGTTGGGACTGGTTTGGTTGGAGCACCAGCATGTGGAGATGTCATGAAACTACAG ATTGAAGTGGATGCCAATGGAAAAATTATTGAAGCCAAGTTCAAAACGTTTGGTTGTGGATCTGCCATTGCCTCCAGTTCTCTGGCCACAGAATGGGTTAAGGGAAAAACG GTAGATGAAGCCATGACTATCAAGAATACAGATATAGCCAAAGAACTCTGCCTTCCCCCTGTGAAGCTGCACTGTTCAA TGTTGGCGGAAGATGCCATCAGAGCAGCCCTGGCAGATTACAGACTGAAGCAGGATAAAGATGAAGCTGCAGCAAGTGGCTAG